TTCGTATCCTCTCTCTTCTTCCTTCACACATCTCTCATATCATTACCCTTTACTTTTTATTTCCAATTTTTCTTAATCATGAAGAAAGACCCATCCTTTGTGTGGTTTCGTATGTAATTGATCGGTGTGGGAATTCAAATAGTATCAATTCTTTGTTTAAATTAGTTATCTGTGTCGGTCGAAACTGGTTCGATTTTAGGGTTTTCAGGAGCTGAATTTGATAAGTTAGGGGTTTTCTCAGAAAGTGGAGATTCGATTGAGTTTTACTATTAGTATACTCAATTCAGTTGAGAATCGGTTTTAGAAGTTCAAATTATGAGTCGAAATGCTCGAAACCGTAGCTAAAAGGCTTGAAGAGTTTGAGTTTCATAGTTTTGATGTATTAATTGCTGTTGGTGTGTTGTAGTGGCATTCAAATCAAGGGAAGATCATCGTAAGCAAATTGAATTGGAAGAAGCCCGAAAGGCTGGGCTCGCACCAGCTGAGCTCGATGAGGATGGAAAGGAGATCAATCCTCATATTCCTCAGTATATGTCCTCTGCACCTTGGTATCTCAATGCTGAAAGACCTGTAAGTTGTTCATTTTTCGCTTCTGATGCTATGTTGTTAGTTTTGACAAGCAAGCCTCGGTGTGAGGTATGAGCTCGGGTACTGATACATGTTATTTTGTTCTGGCTTTTCGTTTTTGGTTTGATGCAGAGCTTGAAACATCAAAGGAAATGGAAAACAGATCCAGATTACACAAAATCGTGGTACGACAGAGGTGCAAAGATTGGCCAGGCTGATAAATATAGGAAGGGTGCATGCCAGAAGTAAGTCTATGTCTCTCTCTATATGTCTAAGTCTTTTGGTTCCATGGAATCTATTTAGATAATGCATAATTATTTAATGGTGGAGCATTTTGGTGAATGTCTTGTTTTGTTCATCACTGGGAATGCCGTGCATCCTGTACCCATACAAGAGTGATATTTTTCTTCATCATTATTGTTTTTCCTGAACCGGAGACTAATCAATAATGTCTGTGTTTGCAGTTGTGGAGCTATGTCACATGATGTCAAGTCTTGTATGGAAAGACCCAGGAAAGTGGGAGCAAAGTATACAAACAAACACATTGCTCCTGATGAGAAGGTAGAGACTTTTGAGCTCGACTATGATGGAAAACGGGACCGCTGGAATGGATATGATGCATCATCTTATGCTCTAGTCATCGAGAGATACGAATCAAGAGATGAAGCACGAAGGAAATTCTTAAAAGAACAACAACTTAAAAAATTGGAGGAGAAAAATAATAACCAAAATGGTGAAGAAGCAGTTAGTGAAGAGGACGAAGAGGAGGCTGAGGACGAGGATGATCTGAGGGTGGATGAAGCCAAGGTTGATGAGAGCAAACAAATGGACTTTGCAAAGGTGGAGAAGCGTGTTCGTACAACAGGTGGTGGGAGCACAGGAACTGTCAGGTAATAGCTTCTTTTGATGTGATGTTTTATCCCATCTTGTGTTTAATGGGTGTTATTGTGTGAACATATAACTGCAAGTGAGTAACAATGTTTTATCTGCTGGTTTCTGTATGGTAAATTAGTAATGCTAGAATTATTCTCAAGGGCCTTAATATCATGTGTAACGTTATTCATTGTATATATGTCTACAGGAATTTGCGTATTCGTGAGGATACTGCAAAATATCTTTTAAACCTTGACGTCAACTCTGCACATTATGATCCCAAAACCCGTTCCATGCGTGAGGATCCTCTTCCAGATGCTGATCCAAATGAGAAATTTTACGCGGTAGGTGGCTCAGAAAGTTATTTCATATCTATGGTTGGTTCTTTAGTACTTCATGTTTTACTGATTTGACTGGTTTCTGTATTACAGGGTGATAACAGATATAGAAATAGTGGTCAAGCTATGGAGTTCAAGCAGTTGAACATTCATGCCTGGGAAGCATTTGACAAGGGACAAGACATTCACATGCAAGCAGCCCCATCCCAGGCTGAATTACTGTATAAGAACTATAAGGTAATTAAGGAGAATTTGAAGTCGCACACAAAGGAGACCATTTTAGAGAAGTATGGCAACGCAGCTAGTGAAGAAGCGATTCCTAGGGAGCTTTTACTGGGACAAAGTGAAAGAGAAGTCGAATATGATCGTGCTGGAAGGATTATCAAAGGACAGGTAAATTATTTACATCTACTGTTTGTTCATGATACGATATAGGGTTTTTGTTTTGTCTCATTATGGAACTCAAGGAGCACTAATGTAACTGTCAGAGTCAAACGAAATAGGTATCTGATCAATCTGTCTTTGACTGGTACAGGAAACCACACTTCCCAGAAGCAAGTATGAAGAAGATGTTTATATCAACAACCACACCTGTGTATGGGGTTCATGGTGGAAGGATCATCAATGGGGATACAGATGTTGTCAGCAGTTTACTCGAAACAGCTATTGCACAGGTGCTGCTGGAATAGAGGCTGCCGAGGCTGCAACTGATCTGATGAAGGCTAACATTGCTCGTAAAGAGGCTGTTGGAGAAATGCCTCCTCCTGCGGAGGAGAAAAGACCTGCCACTTGGGGAACTGACATCCCAGAAGATCTGGTTTTAGATGAGAAATTACTTGCTGAAGCTCTTAAAAAAGAGGATGCAAGAAGGAAAGAAGAGAGAGATGAGAGAAAACGCAAATACAATGTCAGATGGAATGATGACGTTACTGCTGAGGATATGGAGGCATACAGGATGAAGAAAGTTCACCATGATGATCCAATGAAGGAGTTTCTGAACTGATTTTCATATATCATATAATCGTGGTGAAGCTTAACTACTACCTGAATCAGACCTGCTCATTTCAGTCAGATCATTTCTTGGATCAGTTGGGATCCTGATTAGGAGCCATCTGATATGAGAAGCTCCGAATGGGATTTCTTAAGCAAATCTCTTAAAAGTGTGAGGTGTGATTACTGTTAAGCTAAATGCTGAGGAGTTGGCAGTTATGTTGCTGTTAAAGAGCGTGGTGGTAGGCTGTGCTCACTTCAATTGTTGTTTTAACTTTAGTGGCATGAACGAGTTATGTAATGGAATTACTTTGGGTTTAAGTATTATGTTCATGTTCTTGGTCCTGCCAGGACATGTTTATCTTGAATAAATTGTTGGAAGCAGAAACCCGAAGAGTTTTTCTTTTGGTCTTTGGTTATTCTAATGGATTCCAACGGCCATATCGAACTATAAACTGGGCAAAAAGTTGCCAGCTTAAAAGAGTTGAAGAATCTGATTTTGTACATGAAATCCCATATCAGCTTAAAGAATCTGATTGCAAATGGAATTGGCTTTATTTACACCCTATACAGGATCAACTGTAATAATTCAAGCTGTTCTTCATTACAAGCAATTCACTATAAATGGCAACGGGCCAACGTCTCCTGGTCCTTCATTTCTGCCCTGAACCGAGCTATAAACTCCTCAGCTCTTCTATCGATTCCATCCATTTGGGGGGAGGCAATTCCCAGCGACTCCCACATATCATCTGCAGCACTAGTCACTCCGTCAGACTCGTTATTCTCACTAGCTGCAGATGGAGATTGCTTGCTTGCCACAGAGCGATTAGCAATAGGCTTGATCACACACTTTGCTTCTGGAGTTTTCTGGTATTGACAACGCTCAGCAACCAGCTCGGAGACAGCAGGCTCTTTAAAGAGCTTGTCAACATACACATGAGCATGCCGGCTTTGGAGCAGGCTGCGGCAATTATGATGAAAGCGCAGCGAAAAGCGTGGTTTGTGCTGCAACCGTAGCTGGAGAAACTTGTAGGGTCGAACGCGAATAGAGATTGTAGTGGAGGGCTTGACTCGATTTCTTGGTTTGTTGGTGGCTTTGCGTTTGTAGAGCTTGCTGTGTAGTTTGGAAGTGAAGCTCTTCCAAGCCTTTCTGGCTGGTGGAAGCCTCAGCCTCAAGCAAGACATGAATGGGATGCTGAGACGCTGTGTTAAGGTGCTTCTTATATAATAGGCTAAGCTAGTAGATTATATTCCTTCATCTTTTGGATTTTGGATTGGTTTTACATGGATTAGTAGCTTACTTCTTAAGCCACGCGCTTCACTTTACAGAAACTGAGAGAACAAAAAGGCATCACGATTCTAGAATCCAAGTTGCAACTTTCTCAGCTTGTACATGTACTCGATTCGATTCTGAAAGCCAATATCAACCCCATGGCCACCTATTTCATGAAAAATACGCATGATTTCAATCGTTTTGCTGAGATGTGTATGTCTTTTTCTTCCTATATGCATGGGTGAAGTATACCCGGGAAAAAAAAAATCCAAGGATAAGATCAGTATATGAGCATCTCCTAAATTAAGTTTCGGAAATTTTACCTCATGGTATGAATGGATGCTGTTGCTTTCTTATTGCAAAATTTTTCTAGTGTAGTACAATTGTAGACTGCATCTAACTTTCTTTTCCTGCAACTTGTAAATATGCCTCTGTCACGTAGTTGGAAGAAAACACAGCGAGAAATGGAGATAGATTCTTCCATTNNNNNNNNNNNNNNNNNNNNTCTAGTATCTAGATAATATTGTGTA
The window above is part of the Fragaria vesca subsp. vesca linkage group LG2, FraVesHawaii_1.0, whole genome shotgun sequence genome. Proteins encoded here:
- the LOC101310655 gene encoding pre-mRNA-splicing factor SLU7-A-like, whose protein sequence is MATASVAFKSREDHRKQIELEEARKAGLAPAELDEDGKEINPHIPQYMSSAPWYLNAERPSLKHQRKWKTDPDYTKSWYDRGAKIGQADKYRKGACQNCGAMSHDVKSCMERPRKVGAKYTNKHIAPDEKVETFELDYDGKRDRWNGYDASSYALVIERYESRDEARRKFLKEQQLKKLEEKNNNQNGEEAVSEEDEEEAEDEDDLRVDEAKVDESKQMDFAKVEKRVRTTGGGSTGTVRNLRIREDTAKYLLNLDVNSAHYDPKTRSMREDPLPDADPNEKFYAGDNRYRNSGQAMEFKQLNIHAWEAFDKGQDIHMQAAPSQAELLYKNYKVIKENLKSHTKETILEKYGNAASEEAIPRELLLGQSEREVEYDRAGRIIKGQETTLPRSKYEEDVYINNHTCVWGSWWKDHQWGYRCCQQFTRNSYCTGAAGIEAAEAATDLMKANIARKEAVGEMPPPAEEKRPATWGTDIPEDLVLDEKLLAEALKKEDARRKEERDERKRKYNVRWNDDVTAEDMEAYRMKKVHHDDPMKEFLN